A region of the Romboutsia hominis genome:
ATAGGATATGTTGCAGGAGCTGCATCTCAACCAGTAGGTGTTGCTGAAAATATAAGATATTTAAGCACAGGTATAATAGTTGTAACATGTATACTTGAACTTATAGGAATAGGTTTAATATTTAATTTAAATAATAAAAAAACTCAACAAATGTATAGTGAATTAAAAGAAAGAAGATAAAGGGGAGAATAATAAATGCGTACTCGTTTTTTACCTAGATTAACAAATTATGAAGTTGAAAGATATTTAGATAAAAATGATATTATAATAGTTCCAGTTGGAACAGTAGAAATGCATGGTGGAATGCCTTTAGACTGCGAGACTGTAATATCTGAAGCCTTTGCATTAAAAATGGCAGAAAAAGTTAATGGGTTAGTACTTAATAATTTACCATATTTTTATGCAGGAGCTACAGCTTCAGGTAGAGGTACAGTTCAAGTAAGTGTAAGAGCAGGAATAGATTACTTATATCAAATAGCTAAAAGCTTATTAACAAAAGGTTTTAAAAGACAAATATATATAAGTTTTCATGGACCAGCGCATATGACTTGTAGCCCGATGGTTAGAGATTTTTTTGATGATACTAAGGTTCCTATATTATACTTGGATTTATGTATGTCAATGTTTAAGAAATCATCTGGCGTATTTAAAGATATCAATGATTTTCATTACATATCGTTTGGTGCATATGAACTAATGGGGAGATTAGAAGATATACCGCTTAGCATAGGCGAAGGAATGGATTTTTCAGAACAAGTAGAGCAAACAGTTGCTTTTGCAAATCCTTTATTTGATATGGCTTATCAATCAGGATCTATAGGATATTATTTTGGGGATCCTAAAGACCATATGCCAACTCCTAGAGTTGAATCTGCAGAACAAAGATTAGAATATGCTAAACGTGGGATAGAGCTTATAGAGCAAATTGTTGATGATATAGATATGGAAAATGTAGTTGAAATGATTAATGATTTAGATAAATTCTATAATGAAGAAGTAGCTCCTAAATATGGAGAATGGTTACCAAAAACTAGAGTATAGAGAGAAAAAATATAATAATATTTGCAAAGATAGGGGATATAAGTAAATTTTATAAAAATTTGCTTATATCCTTTTTACAATTAGCGAAAGATATATTGATTATATAGAGTTCATGAATGTAATACTTAAAAGATGTGCAATGAATTTAGTTTTTTGAACAAATTGTTGGGAGAAATATATATACAAAATTAAATACATACATAATTTAGTAATCTAGATTTTCTTGTAAAGTAATGTTACAATGTTTAAGATTATTGGAACAATAAGGATGTGAATTGGATGAAAAAGAAAATATTGTTTTTAGCAATTATTTTTATATTTATAATAGCAGTAGGTAATTGCAATTATCCTAAAAAGGGTCAACTATCTAAGGAAGAAAAGGTAGAGGATTTTGAGTATGTTTATGATGCTATAAAAAATGGATATCCTTACCTAGATGTAAATAAGAGACGTAACAATATAGATTGGCTAGGAAATAAGGACAAATATCTAAAAAGAATTAAAAATACTAAAAATGACGAAGAATTTATAGAAGAAATGTCATCTATATTATCTGATTTAAATAATAGGCATACTGAATTAATAGACAATAAAAAAAGATATGAACTTTTTAAAAAATCATATTCTAAGAATAATTGGTATGATTTTCTTGACGATAAAAAAGTGGTAGATAGATATAATTCTATAAATCATAAAATAAAAATACCAAAGGATATTCTCTTAAAAAAAGAGTTAATTTTACAAGATGTAATTAAAGATAAGGTTGGATACATATACTTACCATCAATGGCATCAAAGAATGGATCTACAGATAAAGATCTAAAGATGATTGGAGATTATATTAACACATTAGGAGAATACAAAGCTTTAATTATTGATATAAGAGGAAATTTAGGAGGAAGCGATAGGTATTGGCAAGGAATAGTATCTAAGCTTATAAAAAATGATATTAAAATGAATGGTTATAGAACTTATAGAAATAATAGTAAAATAGTTAAAAGATATACTGATGTAAGAAATATAAAGTTAGAACCTATAGAAAATCTACCAATGAATGTAAAGAAGAATGCGCCAGAGGAGACTTTAAAAAAGTTTA
Encoded here:
- a CDS encoding creatininase family protein produces the protein MRTRFLPRLTNYEVERYLDKNDIIIVPVGTVEMHGGMPLDCETVISEAFALKMAEKVNGLVLNNLPYFYAGATASGRGTVQVSVRAGIDYLYQIAKSLLTKGFKRQIYISFHGPAHMTCSPMVRDFFDDTKVPILYLDLCMSMFKKSSGVFKDINDFHYISFGAYELMGRLEDIPLSIGEGMDFSEQVEQTVAFANPLFDMAYQSGSIGYYFGDPKDHMPTPRVESAEQRLEYAKRGIELIEQIVDDIDMENVVEMINDLDKFYNEEVAPKYGEWLPKTRV
- a CDS encoding S41 family peptidase — protein: MKKKILFLAIIFIFIIAVGNCNYPKKGQLSKEEKVEDFEYVYDAIKNGYPYLDVNKRRNNIDWLGNKDKYLKRIKNTKNDEEFIEEMSSILSDLNNRHTELIDNKKRYELFKKSYSKNNWYDFLDDKKVVDRYNSINHKIKIPKDILLKKELILQDVIKDKVGYIYLPSMASKNGSTDKDLKMIGDYINTLGEYKALIIDIRGNLGGSDRYWQGIVSKLIKNDIKMNGYRTYRNNSKIVKRYTDVRNIKLEPIENLPMNVKKNAPEETLKKFSDFENTSYTIKSNNDLKFKGNIYLLVDEKIYSSSESFSMFCKETKFATLIGQTTGGDGGGLDPVLFKLKNSGLIVRMASGMYLNKDGICDEEFKTTPDFEIKDCKRTTNFKNDNCIKKVLQLENINA